Proteins encoded by one window of Candidatus Eisenbacteria bacterium:
- a CDS encoding TatD family hydrolase, whose amino-acid sequence MIDTHCHLADQRFDKDRVHVFDRARVSGVTHFVEIAYAPAIVPKAHALAAEHPTVFLCVGVHPSESAKVPIEYLDELRDHARHPRVVAIGETGLDFHRDYAPRTDQERWFRSQLALANELGLPVVIHQRSALEDTLAILEEVRPEAGGVLHCFDDGMAVVERARALGFKLGIGGCVTYGHEALDEAVRNAPEDMLVLETDAPYLEPEPRSLKRNEPGLLTRVVRRLCELRDWTPADADRITTANARELFRIP is encoded by the coding sequence ATGATCGATACGCACTGCCATCTCGCCGACCAGCGCTTCGACAAGGATCGCGTGCACGTGTTCGATCGCGCGCGCGTCTCGGGCGTCACGCACTTCGTCGAGATCGCCTACGCGCCGGCGATCGTACCGAAGGCGCACGCGCTGGCCGCCGAGCACCCGACGGTGTTCCTGTGCGTGGGCGTGCATCCGAGCGAGTCCGCCAAGGTCCCGATCGAGTATCTCGATGAGCTGCGCGATCACGCCCGGCATCCGCGGGTGGTCGCGATCGGCGAGACCGGCCTCGACTTCCATCGCGACTACGCGCCCCGCACGGATCAGGAACGCTGGTTCCGTTCGCAGCTGGCGCTCGCGAACGAGCTGGGTCTGCCGGTGGTGATCCATCAGCGCTCGGCTCTCGAGGACACGCTCGCGATTCTGGAGGAGGTGCGCCCCGAGGCCGGCGGCGTGCTGCATTGCTTCGACGACGGCATGGCGGTGGTCGAGAGGGCGCGCGCACTCGGGTTCAAGCTCGGGATCGGCGGCTGCGTGACGTACGGACATGAAGCGCTCGACGAGGCGGTTCGAAACGCCCCGGAAGACATGCTGGTGCTCGAAACCGACGCGCCGTATCTGGAACCGGAGCCACGCTCGCTCAAGCGCAACGAGCCCGGGCTGCTGACTCGCGTGGTGAGGCGCCTGTGCGAGTTGAGGGATTGGACGCCGGCCGACGCGGACCGGATCACCACCGCAAACGCCCGCGAGCTGTTTCGGATCCCCTAG